In the genome of Longimicrobium sp., one region contains:
- a CDS encoding DUF433 domain-containing protein gives MIDWSTCAAVERDPERVSGAWVFRGTRVPVAALFENLEDGVPVGEFVELFPGVTLEQARAVLEHIARSALAAA, from the coding sequence CTACCTGCGCCGCGGTGGAACGCGACCCTGAACGCGTGAGCGGAGCCTGGGTCTTCCGCGGCACGCGCGTGCCCGTCGCAGCCCTCTTCGAGAACCTGGAAGACGGAGTTCCGGTCGGTGAGTTCGTGGAGCTCTTCCCCGGTGTGACTCTGGAACAGGCGCGCGCAGTGCTGGAACACATCGCTCGAAGCGCTCTTGCGGCGGCGTAA